In one Halichondria panicea chromosome 4, odHalPani1.1, whole genome shotgun sequence genomic region, the following are encoded:
- the LOC135334774 gene encoding uncharacterized protein LOC135334774 isoform X5 has translation MTSMLCGLVCVVLLSGLTALAGGQQVYLTLGSGPSITTDNTEILITAIGEDGSLPSLTCHTDLTTCCRSSDNNDNGALGQWTYPDGSVVLQKGGSATAGQQFYVLRGAPQVIRLARREASTNPVTPTGSYCCSVLTTGGDMTLCANLVAPVCSDNLPAISNGAITYASGSTNNRPVGATASYACFNPYRLVGVSVRTCGGDGEWSSTTAPVCQMICSDLPSLENGDIDYGGGGSTNSRPVNTVATYTCNPGYTLNGGTTRTCGSDGVWSGPAIDCQPDCPDLLLINGMIMYSAGSPGNRPFISTAVHSCNPGYTLTGGTFTTGTTRICLGGGKWSGSPPTCQRTCSDLPPLMNGGITYTGGLADSRPTATYTCDDGYTLTEGVSRACQNDGTWSGSAPTCQVNTGPTEPPTTCPDLTVPANGIISYNMGTASPRPVDTVATYTCIFRYTLNGDTTTRTCGSGVWSGSAPTCQRICFSLPPLTNGVITYSGGPTGISSDGSGATYSCNPGFTLNGGTTTRTCGSDGVWSGSEPTCQVNTGPTPSTCPDLTAPTNGMIGYDMETVNARPVNTVATYTCNTGYTLNGGITTMTCGSDGVWSDLESPPTCIVSCGNPPIIISGMMTSSTGTTFGAMATYTCNTGYQRSGSATITCQASGSWSTAPVCTALCDDLIVLANGVISYSPATTPRLEGAMATHSCTEGYGLSGGMERTCQSDRTWSGVIITCQQLPPVYVSVGTTNYAVMNSQVAIGTIGEADDQALICRTDNAQCCRGSDGLAAGEWSFPSGEVVPRRVDGNTSVPFFSSRDTGILRLHRRGSVSGPTGSYCAVIPDNTGVDMTFCVLIVTEVIITSPPPITTTTTTGGDTVPTAANSIGGVVAGVVIVLLILAAVIVVGIIVGVYFWRKLRGNQTKYSPSPRHAPPPRPTPYQASFKKSNGQDSKATIEKVDEPSIVEFPSDTHVTEGEEVYLRVKVGGHPPPSLTWYHDGRKVTADYATELYQDGGLSFPSVETKHAGVYKLVVTGASGSTTQQLVTVTVMSEGGEASEGVEGVDYAPIPVTEFGVYVADLHAGSNKKFKDLYKNLDSGERGHPVIISVTPENRVNNRFGNIAVYDDNLLVLQPIPGQEDCQSDYINACYVDGYKKPKKFIATQGPLPQTLVDFWRLMWQERPPIIVMLTNLKENNKIKCQPYWPESGKKQFGPFTVAITDQQILADYTIRTLEASLDGDRRVLRVKLFHFTAWPDHGVPDYATPILGFHRRVQSQHKPSKGPILIHCSAGVGRTGTYIAIDNVLDQISVEGLIDISGIIVKSRNQRMKLVQTQDQYVFIHDAILESVTCGDTQISAGDLRRQIQKMLSVAPGKTLSDFQYQFQILEQVTPNPKEVRSPIAVKNAARNRNMDYLPPETSRVILKGEQPDYIHAVFAHGYKHQKAYIIAQNPLDSTVRNFWKVIYDRKCAAVVMLTPLSENGKEACSQYWPESGNVTSFGEFTIDNLGEETNTGFVMRQLSVLNEKTQKAHQLIQFHIISWKSSGKCENLKTVTDVNEEVIKVQRRTGNNPVLVHCNDTATRSGMYCSVATTIDRCKTEGVVDVFQVVKALRVHKPGAVPSVDNYKDLFDATLVYLDSFDNYANFQDI, from the exons ATGACCTCCATGCTGTGtggactagtgtgtgtggtccTGCTCTCTGGGCTCACTGCACTGGCAGGGGGGCAGCAAG TCTACCTGACTCTGGGATCTGGTCCTAGCATCACTACTGACAATACTGAGATCCTCATCACTGCCATTGGAGAAGATGGTAGTCTCCCTTCTctcacctgtcacactgacctcACTACCTGCTGTAGAAGTAGTGACAACAATGATAATGGAGCACTAGGACAGTGGACGTATCCTGATGGGAGTGTGGTACTGCAAAAAGGTGGCTCAGCGACTGCTGGACAACAGTTCTACGTTCTAAGGGGGGCACCTCAGGTCATCAGACTGGCTCGTAGAGAGGCTAGTACCAACCCTGTCACTCCAACTGGGTCCTACTGTTGTTCTGTACTAACTACTGGAGGAGATATGACCCTCTGTGCTAACCTGG TGGCACCAGTCTGTTCTGATAATCTCCCAGCCATCTCTAATGGAGCCATAACCTATGCTAGTGGATCCACTAACAACAGACCAGTGGGTGCTACAGCCAGTTACGCTTGTTTTAATCCCTACCGTCTGGTTGGAGTGTCAGTGAGGACTTGTGGGGGTGATGGAGAGTGGAGCTCAACAACAGCTCCAGTGTGTCAGA TGATCTGCTCTGACCTACCCTCACTGGAAAATGGGGACATTGACTATGGTGGTGGTGGATCCACTAACAGCAGACCAGtgaacactgtggccacctacacctgtaaccctggctacactctcaatggaggcaccaccaggacttgtgggagtgatggagtgtggagtgggccaGCTATTGattgtcagc CTGACTGCCCTGACTTACTACTGATCAATGggatgattatgtacagtgctggATCCCCTGGCAACAGACCTTTCATCTCTACTGCTGTACACTCCTGTaaccctggctacactctcactggaggtacTTTCACTACAGGCACCACCAGGATCTGTCTGGGTGGAGGGAAATGGAGTGGGtcacctccaacttgtcagc GAACTTGTTCTGATTTACCACCACTAATGAATGGAGGCATTACCTACACTGGTGGACTTGCTGACAGCAGACccactgctacctacacctgtgacgaTGGTTACACTCTCACTGAAGGGGTTAGCAGAGCTTGTCAGAATGATGGGACCTGGAGTGGATCAGCTCCAACCTGTCAAG TGAACACAGGACCCActgaaccacccaccacctgtcCTGACCTCACTGTACCAGCCAATGGAATAATTAGCTACAATATGGGGACTGCTAGTCccagaccagtggacactgtggccacctacacctgtatcTTCagatacactctcaatggagacaccaccaccaggacttgtgggagtggagtgtggagtgggtcagctccaacttgtcagc GTATCTGCTTTTCCTTACCCCCACTGACCAACGGGGTGATTACCTACAGTGGTGGACCCACTGGCATCAGCTCTGATGGTAGTGGAGCTACCTATTCGTGTAACCCTGGCttcactctcaatggaggtaccaccaccaggacttgtgggagtgatggagtgtggagtggcagtgaaccaacttgtcaag TGAACACAGGACCTACACCCTCTACCTGCCCTGACTTGACTGCTccaaccaatggaatgattgGCTATGATATGGAGACCGTGAACGCTAGACCAGTGAACACCGtggctacctacacctgtaacactggctacactctcaatggaggtaTCACCACCatgacttgtgggagtgatggagtgtggagtgacCTTGAGTCACCTCCTACTTGCA TTGTCTCCTGTGGCAACCCTCCCATCATTATCAGTGGAATGATGACCAGCTCTACTGGTACAACATTCGGAGCAATGGCCACGTACACCTGCAACACTGGGTATCAAAGGTCAGGATCAGCCACAATAACTTGTCAGGCTAGTGGGAGCTGGAGTACAGCACCAGTGTGTACAG CTCTCTGTGATGATCTCATTGTACTAGCCAATGGAGTGATCAGCTACAGTCCAGCTACCACTCCCAGACTAGAGGGAGCCATGGCTACACACAGCTGTACTGAGGGGTACGGACTATCTGGTGGGATGGAGAGAACATGTCAGTCTGACAGAACATGGAGTGGAGTGATCATCACCTGCCAACAAT taCCTCCTGTCTACGTCTCCGTGGGAACCACCAACTATGCTGTTATGAACTCACAGGTTGCCATAGGCACCATCGGAGAGGCTGATGACCAGGCGCTTATCTGCAGAACTGACAATGCTCAATGTTGTCGTGGAAGTGACGGACTTGCAGCCGGAGAGTGGAGCTTCCCCAGTGGAGAGGTTGTTCCTAGACGTGTTGATGGTAACACCTCTGTTCCCTTTTTTTCCTCCCGTGATACTGGGATACTTCGACTCCATCGTCGAGGGTCTGTGTCAGGCCCCACTGGTTCCTACTGCGCTGTGATTCCTGACAATACTGGAGTAGATATGACATTCTGTGTGCTAATAG TGACTGAAGTCATCATTACCTCTCCTCCTCCCATTACAA CCACTACCACTACTGGAGGAGATACTGTACCCACCGCTGCTAACAGCATAGGAGGTGTGGTGGCAGGTGTAGTCATTGTGTTACTCATTCTAGCCGCTGTCATTGTGGTGGGTATCATTGTCGGGGTCTACTTCTGGAG GAAACTTCGTGGCAACCAGACCAAGTACAGCCCCTCCCCACGccatgcccctccccctcgcCCCACCCCCTATCAAGCATCCTTCAAGAAGAGCAACGGACAAGACAGTAAAGCCACCATTGAGAAAGTTGACG AGCCTAGTATAGTAGAGTTTCCTAGTGATACTCATGTGacggagggggaggaggtgtaTCTGAGGGTGAAGGTGGGAggtcaccctccacccagtctcACCTGGTACCACGATGGTAGGAAGGTGACTGCAGACTATGCCACAGAACTGTACCAGGACGGTGGATTATCCTTCCCTAGTGTGGAGACTAAGCATGCTG GTGTGTATAAACTGGTGGTTACTGGAGCCTCAGGGTCAACAACACAACAGCTCGTCACGGTAACAGTGATGAGTGAGGGTGGTGAGgctagtgagggggtggagggggtggactACGCCCCCATACCTGTGACAGAGTTTGGAGTGTACGTGGCTGACCTCCATGCTGGCAGCAATAAGAAGTTCAAAGATCTTTACAAG aatCTGGACAGTGGGGAGAGGGGTCATCCAGTTATCATTTCAGTGACTCCTGAGAACAGAGTCAACAACAGATTTGGCAACattgctgtgt ATGATGATAACCTTCTTGTGTTGCAACCCATCCCTGGACAAGAGGACTGTCAGAgtgactacatcaatgcctGCTATGTagac GGGTACAAGAAGCCTAAAAAGTTCATAGCAACACAAG GACCACTGCCACAAACTCTGGTGGACTTCTGGCGTCTCATGTGGCAGGAGAGACCACCCATAATAGTCATGCTCACCAACCTCAAGGAGAACAACAAGATCAAGTGTCAGCCATACTGGCCAGAGTCTGGGAAGAAGCAGTTTGGACCATTCACAGTGGCCATTACAGATCAGCAGATACTGGCTGACTACACCATCAGAACACTGGAGGCTTCA TTGGATGGAGACCGCCGTGTGCTGAGAGTCAAGCTATTCCATTTCACTGCCTGGCCTGATCACGGTGTGCCTGACTATGCCACGCCCATCCTTGGGTTCCATCGTCGGGTCCAGTCCCAACACAAGCCATCGAAAGGTCCTATTCTGATCCACTGCAGTGCTGGTGTGGGACGCACAGGCACTTACATTGCCATTGATAATGTCCTTGATCAGATCTCTGTCGAGGGTCTCATCGATATATCCGGTATCATTGTCAAATCTCGCAACCAGAGGATGAAGCTTGTACAAACACAG GACCAATATGTGTTCATCCACGATGCTATCCTGGAGTCAGTGACGTGTGGAGACACTCAGATCAGTGCTGGAGATCTGCGCAGACAGATACAGAAGATGTTATCAGTAGCCCCGGGAAAAACCCTCTCAGATTTCCAATACCAGTTCCAAATTCTGGAACAGGTTACTCCAAATCCTAAAGAAGTTCGAAGTCCTATTGCTGTTAAGAATGCTGCCAGGAACAGGAACATGGACTACCTGCCAC CTGAGACCAGTCGTGTGATTCTGAAGGGAGAGCAACCTGACTACATTCAtgctgtgtttgctcat ggCTACAAGCACCAGAAGGCATACATCATTGCCCAGAATCCACTGGACTCAACTGTACGTAACTTCTGGAAGGTGATCTATGACAGGAAGTGTGCGGCTGTTGTGATGTTGACTCCACTCAGTGAGAATGGGAAG gaggcatgctcccagtactggccagagaGTGGCAATGTCACCTCCTTCGGTGAATTCACTATCGATAACTTGGGGGAGGAAACCAACACTGGGTTCGTTATGAGGCAACTGAGCGTCCTCAATGAAAAG ACCCAAAAGGCCCATCAATTAATTCAGTTTCACATCATTAGCTGGAAAAGTAGTGGAAAGTGTGAGAACCTCAAGACTGTAACTGACGTCAATGAGGAGGTTATAAAGGTTCAAAGGAGGACTGGAAACAACCCTGTGCTGGTCCACTGCAA TGACACTGCGACCCGCTCTGGTATGTACTGCTCTGTAGCTACTACCATTGACCGTTGCAAGACAGAGGGAGTGGTGGATGTGTTCCAggtggtcaaggctctcaggGTCCACAAGCCAGGGGCAGTACCCTCAGTC GACAACTACAAGGATCTGTTTGATGCTACTCTGGTCTACTTGGACTCCTTTGACAACTATGCCAACTTCCAAGATATTTGA